CCGGGTCGCCCACGGCGCAGGCGCCGAAGTCGATCACCGCGGCCAGCCGGCCGTCCACCGCCAGGAGGTTCGAGGGGGTCATGTCCCCGTGCACCCACACTGGCGGCCCGCGCCACTCGGCGGCCAGCACCGCCTCCCACACGGCCAGTGCCGCGTCCGTGTCGATCTCGTCGTCGAGCTCGTCCACGGCGGCTCGGGTCTCGGCGTCGTAGGTGCTCGGGTGTCCGCCGCGGTGGGCGCTGTGCTCGCCCGCCGGCGGCCCGTCGGTCGCGTCGACCTCGTGCAGGGCGCCTAGGAACCCCGCCAGGTCGCGGGCGAACCGGTCCAGGTCGGCGATCGCACCGGGCAGCGCGGGTCGGCCGTCGAGCCAGCGGTAGACGGACCACGGCCACGGGTAACCGCGGCCGGGCTCGCCCCTCGCCAGGGGCACGGGGACCGGGAGCGGGAGCCGCGGCGCCAGGTACGGCAGCCAGCGGTGCTCCTTGTCGACCTGCGGTACGTAGCCCTCGGCGGTGGGCAGGCGGACGGACATCGTGTCGCCGAGCCGGAAGGTGGCGTTGTCCCACCCGCTGAGCTCGACCGGTGTGACCGGCAGCTCCGCCCAGCGCGGGAACTGGTCCCTGACCAGGCACCTCACCAGCTCTGGGGTGATCCGTGACCTGTCCATCAGGGGGCACAGGGTAACAGCGGGTGCGGTCGGTGGCGGGAGCCGGTGCCGGGCCGACGCTGGCCAGGGTTCGGGCCTCGCTCGGCCGGTCTTCACCCGAAGTGGTACCCGCGCACGTGGATGGGCCCGGCGACCTCGGCCAGCCGCAGGGCCTTGAGCGTGAGCTGGTGGCCGGTGTCCTCGACGACGCCGTCCACCACCAGCATCGAGGCGTCGCGCAGCATCACGCGCTGCTCGTCCCACAGGTCGGGCGAGATGATCACCTGCGCCCTCACCGGCCCGTCCTCGATGACGAAGAACGCGAAGCCCTTGGCCGTGCCCGGAC
The sequence above is drawn from the Trueperaceae bacterium genome and encodes:
- a CDS encoding aminoglycoside phosphotransferase family protein, which encodes MDRSRITPELVRCLVRDQFPRWAELPVTPVELSGWDNATFRLGDTMSVRLPTAEGYVPQVDKEHRWLPYLAPRLPLPVPVPLARGEPGRGYPWPWSVYRWLDGRPALPGAIADLDRFARDLAGFLGALHEVDATDGPPAGEHSAHRGGHPSTYDAETRAAVDELDDEIDTDAALAVWEAVLAAEWRGPPVWVHGDMTPSNLLAVDGRLAAVIDFGACAVGDPACDTAIAWTLFTGSSRDVFWRALPVDDATLARGRGWALWKALITHAEARRRGPEAVATAGLKFGWRANARAIVEDLIGGQ